Within the Serratia sp. UGAL515B_01 genome, the region TTTCACTTATCAATATGATCCACAGTCTGGGGTGCTGAAAAATACCGGTAATAGCTATTTCCGCGTGATGATCCACCAGAGTTGTCTGGCCGAAGATGACACGGCCAAGGTGTTTAATCTGCTGCCAGGGGAAAGCTATACCGGAGCGGACCTGCGCGGACAGCATCGCAAGTTCATTATTGCGCTCGACAAGTATATCCGTCTGGGGAAACAGTGTTTCGAATCTATTCCCTCTTCTTAGAGCCTATCCCGGTAGGCTCTGTTAACTCCCTGCCAGGGGTACTCATGTGTAATTGAAGGACACGGCCTAGATTTCCCTGCGCCCCAGGTAGCGCTCTTTCAATAGCGATGCAGCGATAGCGATATCAAGGATCGGGGAGGGAGGTAGATAGTTTGCCTTGCCAAGTTCCTGCATTGCACCGATCAGCGGGTGATCCTGGCCCAATGCAAAGTCTGCCAGCAGCGTCCCGGCGACGGTCTGCTTGGAGACTCCAGCACCATTGCATCCACCTGCAGTGTAGATATTTTTACTCAACGCGCCCCAAACTGGTGCCCCGTTCCTGGTCACGCTGATGGTGCCTGACCAGGTCCGAGTGAGGGGAACGTCCCCCAGTTGCGGGTAAATTTTCTGGAAAAGCCGTTGGTGTAACTGGGTTGCCTGATAGGTCTGCACAGCCGTGACCCTGCCATTCAATGCTGCTGCAACATGTTGACGTATCAGGAAACGGTGATCCTGGGTATAACGTAATGTTGCTCCGGCAATTGCATTGACCGGTGTTAACCCCCAACTGCTCATCGCGGGGAGTCTCTTACGCTGCTCCTCGGTCAATGGTGCAGTAATGCTGGCAAAGGTGGCCATAGCCGCCTGTTTGCTAGTCACTGGGGCAAGCTCCCTGGAAAGGGCATTGGTGGCCAGCATGATATTGGCCGCTTTAATCGTGCCATAAGGCGTTACCACTTGTGCTATAGCACCTGGCAGGATCTTTAGTACCGGCGTGTTATTATGAACCGTCACATTCTCTGGCAGACTATTCGCCAGTGCGTTAATCAATTTGGCAGGATTAACCAGGATTGTGCTGGGAGTATAAATACCTTTATGGTAAAAGCGCGTTCCTAGTTTTTGATATAGTGATTCTTTTTCTAATATTTGATACGGCTCATTCATAGTATCGAGATTGTCAGTATATTCTTTCAATACACGTTCTTGGGTAGT harbors:
- a CDS encoding FAD-binding oxidoreductase produces the protein MKYASVPLNQNQNGWLQEDMLPAAYPTLVGDNQADWVVVGSGFTGVSFARRLASHDRNLKIIVIDAACAAESSSARNSGFIIGLPHNIGSSTAELKKAQSYRSLLQEGINQLTTVIEQQDIECEWENVGKYHCQVDTTQERVLKEYTDNLDTMNEPYQILEKESLYQKLGTRFYHKGIYTPSTILVNPAKLINALANSLPENVTVHNNTPVLKILPGAIAQVVTPYGTIKAANIMLATNALSRELAPVTSKQAAMATFASITAPLTEEQRKRLPAMSSWGLTPVNAIAGATLRYTQDHRFLIRQHVAAALNGRVTAVQTYQATQLHQRLFQKIYPQLGDVPLTRTWSGTISVTRNGAPVWGALSKNIYTAGGCNGAGVSKQTVAGTLLADFALGQDHPLIGAMQELGKANYLPPSPILDIAIAASLLKERYLGRREI